From one Lotus japonicus ecotype B-129 chromosome 3, LjGifu_v1.2 genomic stretch:
- the LOC130747544 gene encoding fructose-bisphosphate aldolase 1, chloroplastic-like, producing the protein MASAASASLLKSSPVLDKSEWVKGQTLRQPAVSVVRCNPTTNPSGLTIRAGSYADELVKTAKTVASPGRGILAMDESNATCGKRLASIGLENTEVNRQAYRTLLVSAPGLGQYISGAILFEETLYQSTTDGRKIVDVLIEQNIVPGIKVDKGLVPLAGSNDESWCQGLDGLASRSAAYYQQGARFAKWRTVVSIPNGPTALAVKEAAWGLARYAAISQDNGLVPIVEPEILLDGEHDIERTFEVAQKVWAEVFFYLAENNVLFEGILLKPSMVTPGAESKDKVSPQTVSDYTLKLLKRRIPPAVPGIMFLSGGQSEVEATLNLNAMNQSPNPWHVSFSFARALQNTALKTWGGRAENVKAAQDALLFRAKSNSLAQLGKYNGDGESEEAKKELFVKGYSY; encoded by the exons ATGGCCTCTGCAGCATCAGCATCTCTGCTCAAGTCTTCTCCTGTTCTTGACAAGTCTGAGTGGGTGAAGGGCCAAACCCTTCGCCAACCTGCTGTATCAGTTGTGAGATGCAACCCCACCACCAACCCATCAGGCCTCACCATCAGAGCTGGTTCCTATGCTGATGAGCTTGTTAAGACTGCG AAAACTGTTGCTTCACCAGGGCGTGGTATTTTGGCCATGGATGAGTCAAATGCTACCTGTGGGAAGCGTTTGGCTTCAATTGGGCTAGAGAACACCGAAGTTAACCGCCAAGCATACCGTACTCTTCTTGTGTCTGCTCCAGGCCTTGGCCAGTACATCTCTGGTGCCATTCTCTTTGAGGAAACTCTCTACCAATCCACAACTGATGGCAGGAAGATTGTTGATGTACTTATTGAACAGAACATCGTTCCTGGTATTAAAGTTGACAAG GGTTTGGTACCACTGGCTGGTTCCAATGATGAATCATGGTGCCAAGGTCTGGATGGTCTTGCCTCTCGCTCAGCAGCATACTACCAACAAGGTGCCCGATTCGCCAAATG GCGTACCGTTGTGAGCATCCCCAACGGTCCCACTGCTTTGGCAGTTAAGGAAGCAGCCTGGGGTCTGGCTCGTTATGCTGCAATTTCTCAG GACAATGGGCTAGTTCCAATTGTGGAGCCTGAGATCCTGCTTGACGGTGAGCATGATATTGAAAGGACTTTTGAGGTAGCCCAAAAGGTGTGGGCTGAGGTTTTCTTCTACCTTGCTGAGAACAATGTCCTGTTTGAGGGTATTCTCCTCAAGCCTAGCATGGTTACCCCTGGAGCTGAGAGCAAGGACAAGGTCTCTCCTCAGACGGTTTCTGATTACACCCTCAAGCTCCTTAAAAGGAGAATTCCCCCTGCTGTCCCTGGAATCATG TTTTTGTCTGGTGGACAATCTGAGGTTGAAGCAACCCTGAACTTGAATGCCATGAACCAATCTCCAAACCCATGGCATGTGTCGTTCTCGTTTGCAAGAGCTCTCCAAAATACCGCCTTGAAGACATGGGGGGGTCGCGCGGAGAACGTGAAGGCAGCACAAGATGCACTCCTTTTCCGTGCTAAGAGCAACTCACTGGCTCAGCTTGGGAAGTACAATGGTGATGGTGAATCTGAGGAGGCCAAGAAGGAGCTGTTCGTCAAAGGATACTCCTATTAA
- the LOC130747546 gene encoding NADH dehydrogenase [ubiquinone] 1 beta subcomplex subunit 9 translates to MSVTAYFARRAAQKERVRILYRRALKDTLNWAVHRHLFYDDAANLRDRFEQNKHVEDLDTIDRLIDDAEAHYNKFRHPDPYIVPWAPGGSKFCRNPAPPPGIEIVYNYGREDND, encoded by the exons atGAGCGTGACAGCGTACTTTGCTCGGCGAGCGGCGCAGAAGGAACGGGTTCGGATCTTGTACCGCCGCGCCCTCAAAGACACCCTCAACTGGGCCGTCCACCGCCACCTCTTCTACGACGAC gcTGCAAACCTTCGCGATCGCTTCGAGCAAAACAAGCATGTG GAAGATCTTGATACTATCGATAGGTTGATCGATGATGCGGAAGCACACTACAACAAGTTTCGTCACCCTGATCCTTACATAG TGCCTTGGGCTCCTGGTGGTTCAAAGTTTTGTCGCAACCCAGCTCCACCTCCTGGG ATTGAGATAGTTTATAATTATGGCCGTGAAGATAATGACTAA
- the LOC130747545 gene encoding kinesin-like protein KIN-7E — protein MGAIAGEELVKWEKMQALSSCEEKILVLLRLRPLNEKEIAANEPADWESINDTTILYRNTLREGSTFPSAYTFDRVFPGDSATRQVYEEGVKDIALSVVGGINSSIFAYGQTSSGKTYTMVGITENAVADIFDYIKRHEQRAFAVKISAIEIYNEVVRDLLSTDNTPLRLRDDPERGPILEKLTEETLRDWGHLKELLSFCEAQRQVGETYLNEKSSRSHQIIRLTIESSAREFLGKGNSTTLSASVNFVDLAGSERASQASSAGMRLKEGCHINRSLLTLSTVIRKLSKGRNGHVNYRDSKLTRILQPCLGGNARTAIICTLSPARSHVEQTRNTLLFACCAKEVTTKAQVNIVMSDKALVKHLQKEVARLESELKTPVPTTSNSDYAAMLRKRDLKIEKMEKEIRELTEQRDLAQSRIEDLLRMVGKEQISRDEGEDAWEDDSSVSESSSIYSSRQGPDRRIREFNNPHYNHGDSDPDEYCKEVRCVELEESSKDNSEVLDPSLSDNGEENRTSQEISSHLNEGNSTYGVLERRLQDVQSTIDSLVGPYPDENSPQAMSSYRNVKLTRSRSCTEYHLTGSPMIEGETQRTPAYGFDKGFPGRPDGLWRKFPPLNYDGSAEFSRNGSQSSVRTSADEDITSIQTFVAGMKEMIQHEYEKQQDQETEKKPFQRNVKDTGVDPMLEAPGTPLDWSLQFKRQQKEIIDLWQSCCVPLTHRTYFFLLFRGDPKDSIYMEVEIRRLSFLKETFFDGNQSDSNSQIITLASSVKALRREREMFVKLMQKRLSEEERKRLFKEWDIPLNSKRRRMQLANRLWSNTDMNHIMQSATVVAKLVRFSEQGKALKEMFGLSFTPQLTRRRSYSWKNGRASLP, from the exons ATGGGGGCTATTGCTGGAGAGGAGCTGGTGAAGTGGGAGAAGATGCAAGCATTGAGTAGTTGTGAAGAGAAGATTCTTGTGTTACTGAGGTTGAGGCCTTTGAATGAGAAGGAAATTGCTGCTAATGAGCCAGCAGATTGGGAATCCATTAATGACACCACCATCTTGTACCGGAACACGCTGCGTGAGGGTTCCACATTCCCAAGTGCCTACACATTTG ACAGAGTTTTTCCAGGCGACTCTGCCACAAGGCAAGTATATGAGGAAGGAGTCAAAGACATTGCTCTTTCAGTTGTTGGTGGCATTAACT CGAGTATTTTTGCATACGGGCAAACAAGTAGTGGAAAGACATACACAATGGTTGGAATAACTGAAAATGCTGTGGCAGATATTTTTGACTACATCAAGAGG cATGAACAACGAGCATTTGCAGTGAAGATCTCAGCAATTGAAATTTACAATGAAGTTGTTAGAGACCTCCTCAGCACTGACAACACTCCACTTAGGCTGCGTGATGATCCTGAG AGAGGACCAATTTTAGAGAAACTTACTGAGGAGACTCTACGGGACTGGGGGCATTTGAAAGAGCTCCTATCTTTCTGTGAAG CTCAGAGACAGGTAGGAGAGACATACCTGAATGAAAAGAGTTCTAGATCTCATCAAATTATCAGATTG ACGATAGAAAGTTCTGCTAGGGAATTCCTGGGCAAAGGAAACTCAACCACCCTATCAGCTAGTGTG AATTTTGTTGATTTAGCGGGGAGCGAGCGTGCATCTCAGGCATCATCAGCTGGGATGAGATTGAAAGAAGGTTGCCATATAAACCGGAGCTTACTTACTCTTTCAACAGTCATTCGTAAACTTAG TAAGGGAAGAAATGGACATGTCAATTACAGAGATTCCAAGTTGACACGCATACTGCAGCCTTGCTTGGGTGGCAATGCTAGAACAGCCATCATTTGCACTTTGAGCCCTGCGCGAAGCCATGTTGAGCAAACCAGAAACACACTTCTTTTCGCTTGTTGTGCAAAAGAAGTGACCACGAAAGCGCAGGTTAATATAGTGATGTCCGATAAGGCTTTGGTCAAGCACTTGCAAAAAGAGGTTGCCAGATTGGAGAGTGAGTTGAAAACTCCTGTTCCCACTACCTCCAATAGTGACTATGCAGCAATGTTGAGAAAGAGGGATCTCAAGATAGAAAAG ATGGAGAAGGAAATTAGGGAGCTAACTGAGCAACGTGATCTTGCTCAATCAAGGATTGAGGATTTGCTACGCATGGTCGGAAAGGAGCAGATATCTAGAGAT GAAGGGGAAGATGCCTGGGAAGATGACAGTTCCGTATCAGAGTCATCAAGCATTTATAGTTCTCGTCAAGGTCCTGATAGACGCATCAGAGAGTTCAACAATCCTCACTATAATCATGGAGACAGTG ACCCTGATGAATACTGCAAAGAAGTTCGATGTGTTGAGTTAGAAGAGTCAAGTAAAGACAACTCAGAAGTTCTTGATCCATCTCTAAGTGACAATGGAGAGGAAAATAGAACCAGCCAGGAAATATCTTCACATTTGAATGAAGGAAACTCAACATATGGTGTTCTGGAGCGGAGACTGCAAGATGTACAATCAACCATTGATTCTCTTGTAGGTCCTTACCCTGATGAAAATTCCCCACAAGCCATGTCAAGTTATAGGAATGTCAAATTAACTAGAAGCCGGAGCTGTACTGAGTATCACTTGACTGGTTCTCCTATGATAGAAGGAGAAACTCAGAGGACTCCAGCCTATGGATTTGATAAAGGATTCCCTGGAAGGCCAGACGGTTTGTGGCGAAAGTTCCCTCCATTAAACTATGATGGTTCGGCAGAATTCTCGAGGAATGGTTCTCAGTCTTCTGTGAGAACATCAGCTGATGAGGATATTACTAGCATCCAGACGTTTGTTGCTGGGATGAAAGAAATGATCCAACATGAATATGAGAAGCAGCAG GACCAGGAGACAGAAAAGAAACCATTTCAGAGGAATGTGAAAGATACAGGTGTAGATCCAATGTTGGAGGCACCTGGAACTCCTTTAGACTGGTCTCTACAATTCAAGAGGCAACAGAAAGAGATAATTGATCTGTGGCAGTCTTGCTGTGTGCCATTGACCCACAGGACCTACTTCTTTCTTTTGTTCAGGGGTGATCCAAAAGACTCCATTTACATGGAGGTAGAGATTAGAAGATTATCTTTCCTGAAAGAAACATTTTTCGATGGAAACCAGTCTGATAGCAACAGTCAGATAATCACACTAGCTTCAAg TGTGAAAGCTCTTCGACGAGAGAGAGAAATGTTTGTGAAGCTTATGCAGAAGAGGCTTTcggaggaagagagaaagaggcTCTTCAAGGAGTGGGACATTCCATTGAATTCAAAGCGCAGGAGGATGCAGCTAGCGAACCGTTTATGGAGCAACACTGACATGAACCACATAATGCAGAGTGCCACCGTAGTTGCAAAGTTGGTCAGGTTTTCGGAGCAGGGCAAGGCACTGAAAGAGATGTTTGGGCTTAGCTTCACACCACAACTCACGCGGAGGAGATCCTATTCATGGAAGAATGGCAGAGCATCTCTCCCAtag
- the LOC130747547 gene encoding arginine decarboxylase-like: MPAMACGAAVLPLPGYTLAGDTDTSLPPPPPLTFSADDTWSPSLSSKLYRIDAWGGPYFTVNSAGNVSVRPHGAATLAHQEIDLLKVVKKASDPKCCGGLGLQLPLVIRFPDALKNRVESLQSAFDCAIQSQGYESSYQGVFPVKCNQDRFVVEDIVRFGSSFRFGLEAGSKPELLLAMSCLCKGNREAFLVCNGFKDSEYITLALVARKLELNTVIVLEQEEELDIVIEVSNKLCIRPVIGVRAKLRTKHSGHFGGTSGDKGKFGLTTTQILRVVKKLEQVGMLDCLQLLHFHIGSQIPHTALLSDGLGEAAQIYCELLRLGAQMRVLDIGGGLGIDYDGSKSTDSDISVGYSLEEYAAAVVHTVKNVCDRRNVRHPVICSESGRAIVSHHSVLIFEAVGASGNRGRDSALSTIELQCLGEGLSEEALADYQNMSSATIRGEYETCLRYAEQFKKRCVEQFKQGSLGMEQLAAVDGLCDLITEAIGVNDPVQKYHMNLSVFTSIPDFWAFEQLFPIVPIHRLDEKPTAKGILSDLTCDSDGKIDKFIGGESSLPLHELEDGHYYLGMFLGGAYEEALGGVHNLFGGPSVVRVVQSDGPHGFAVTRAVAGPSCGDVLRAMQHQPELMFETLKHRVLEFDQDEVNAAAVVASLARSFDKMPYLVAAKPCCFNAVSNGGFYHCSGDDFSADSGGGGGGSGSAGGEEEHWSYCCA; encoded by the coding sequence ATGCCGGCCATGGCGTGTGGCGCTGCTGTTCTCCCCCTTCCCGGCTACACTCTCGCCGGAGACACAGACACCTCTCTTCCGCCTCCGCCGCCGCTCACATTTTCCGCCGACGACACCTGGTCGCCCTCCTTGTCGTCTAAGCTTTACAGGATCGACGCCTGGGGCGGTCCTTACTTTACCGTCAACTCCGCCGGGAACGTGTCTGTCCGCCCCCACGGGGCGGCCACGCTGGCTCACCAGGAGATTGATCTGCTCAAGGTCGTGAAGAAAGCGTCCGACCCGAAATGCTGCGGCGGACTCGGGTTGCAGCTGCCTCTCGTTATCCGGTTCCCGGATGCTCTCAAGAACCGGGTTGAGTCCCTTCAATCTGCCTTCGACTGCGCGATTCAATCGCAGGGGTATGAGTCCAGTTACCAGGGTGTGTTCCCTGTGAAGTGCAACCAGGACCGGTTCGTTGTGGAGGATATCGTGAGGTTCGGTTCGTCGTTCCGGTTCGGTTTGGAGGCAGGGTCGAAGCCAGAGCTTCTTCTGGCTATGAGCTGTTTGTGTAAGGGAAACAGAGAAGCGTTTCTGGTCTGCAATGGGTTCAAAGACAGCGAGTATATCACTCTGGCATTGGTTGCGAGGAAACTGGAATTGAACACTGTGATTGTTCTGGAGCAAGAGGAGGAGCTTGACATTGTGATTGAAGTCAGCAACAAGCTCTGCATTCGTCCTGTGATTGGGGTTCGAGCGAAGCTGAGGACTAAGCATTCTGGCCATTTTGGAGGAACTTCAGGGGATAAAGGGAAGTTCGGTTTGACAACTACCCAGATTCTTCGTGTGGTGAAGAAGCTTGAGCAAGTGGGCATGCTTGATTGCCTGCAATTGCTGCATTTCCACATTGGTTCTCAGATTCCCCACACTGCATTGCTTTCTGATGGTTTGGGGGAAGCTGCACAGATTTACTGTGAACTGCTTCGACTGGGTGCCCAGATGCGAGTTCTTGATATTGGTGGTGGTTTGGGCATAGATTATGATGGTTCTAAGTCCACGGATTCTGATATCTCTGTTGGGTATAGTCTTGAAGAGTATGCTGCAGCTGTTGTTCACACGGTGAAGAATGTTTGTGACCGCAGGAACGTGAGGCATCCTGTGATTTGCAGTGAGAGTGGCAGAGCCATTGTGTCTCATCATTCAGTGTTGATTTTCGAGGCTGTTGGTGCTAGTGGTAATAGAGGTAGAGACTCTGCATTGTCCACCATTGAATTGCAGTGTTTGGGAGAGGGGTTATCAGAGGAAGCTCTTGCTGATTATCAGAACATGTCTTCTGCAACCATTCGAGGCGAGTATGAAACCTGTTTGCGCTACGCGGAGCAGTTCAAGAAACGGTGCGTTGAACAGTTCAAGCAAGGGAGTTTGGGGATGGAACAGCTTGCAGCAGTGGATGGTTTGTGTGATTTGATCACTGAGGCAATTGGGGTGAACGATCCAGTTCAAAAGTACCACATGAACCTCTCTGTGTTCACATCAATCCCTGATTTCTGGGCATTCGAGCAACTTTTTCCCATAGTCCCAATTCATCGTCTCGATGAGAAGCCTACCGCGAAGGGGATTCTATCAGATTTGACCTGCGACAGTGACGGGAAGATTGACAAGTTCATCGGTGGTGAGTCCAGCTTGCCGCTCCATGAATTGGAAGACGGGCACTACTACTTGGGAATGTTCTTGGGTGGGGCTTATGAGGAGGCGCTCGGTGGTGTTCACAACCTGTTTGGTGGCCCAAGCGTGGTGAGGGTGGTGCAGAGCGACGGGCCTCACGGTTTCGCGGTGACGCGTGCGGTGGCTGGGCCGTCTTGTGGGGATGTCCTCCGAGCAATGCAGCATCAGCCAGAGCTCATGTTCGAGACCCTCAAGCATCGCGTGCTGGAGTTTGATCAGGATGAAGTGAATGCTGCTGCAGTGGTGGCTAGCCTCGCGCGTTCCTTCGACAAAATGCCTTATCTGGTTGCGGCTAAGCCTTGTTGCTTCAATGCTGTTAGTAATGGTGGTTTTTACCACTGCTCCGGTGATGATTTCAGTGCTGATtctggtggcggcggcggcggcagcGGCAGCGCTGGTGGAGAAGAGGAGCATTGGTCTTATTGCTGTGCTTGA
- the LOC130747548 gene encoding probable E3 ubiquitin-protein ligase ARI8 → MDSIFDMKSLSHGLVCGLRERDKNLPNTEEEEEDKRENFTILSELEIKRLQEDAINKVASVLCIPDASACFLLCHNLWNVTKVLESWCEDEEKVQKAAGLLNQPKVEIDWLKDLCQVCFRSSEKGKILSAGCAHPLCEACWMDYIDTNINKGPSKCLTLRCPDPSCDVAVDRDMIRELASESSKVMYEQFLLWSYVDSKAKMRWCPAPGCDYVVCYQGDGGCARDLDVTCLCYHSFCWRCGEESHSPVDCETAGRWMKKIDKSTSENGKWILAHTKPCPRCKSLIEKNQGFKYMTCKCGFQFCWVCFHEQLKCESRSCSPFIRMHIMEFQGTDGEEVEINMEKDNPKKCNHYYECWARNDFLSKSILQKLIDLDRKYLSMSLQKRETYFDFVKKAWQQIAECRRILKWTNVYGYFLPKNEKAKKQFSEYIQVEAEVALEKLQQCAKVEETMFQDNYPEESLNKFQEKVIHLTDVTKIYFENLLRAFEDGLDKVEARRSIK, encoded by the coding sequence ATGGATTCCATTTTCGACATGAAATCCTTAAGCCATGGCTTAGTTTGTGGCCTGCGAGAGCGAGACAAAAATCTTCCAAAcacagaggaggaagaagaggataaGCGTGAAAACTTTACAATTCTGAGTGAACTCGAGATCAAGCGACTTCAAGAGGATGCCATTAACAAGGTTGCATCGGTGCTCTGTATACCCGATGCTTCTGCTTGTTTTTTGCTCTGTCACAATCTGTGGAATGTGACCAAAGTTCTTGAATCTTGgtgtgaagatgaagaaaaagttCAGAAGGCTGCAGGGTTGTTGAACCAACCCAAGGTGGAGATTGACTGGCTGAAAGATTTGTGTCAGGTCTGTTTTCGATCGTCCGAGAAGGGTAAGATTTTGTCTGCTGGGTGTGCTCATCCATTGTGTGAAGCTTGCTGGATGGATTATATAGACACAAACATTAACAAGGGTCCTTCTAAGTGTTTGACACTTAGGTGCCCTGATCCTTCTTGTGATGTAGCTGTGGATCGAGACATGATTCGTGAACTTGCTAGCGAGTCGAGTAAAGTGATGTATGAGCAGTTTTTGTTATGGTCTTATGTGGATAGCAAGGCGAAGATGAGGTGGTGCCCTGCGCCGGGTTGTGATTATGTTGTGTGTTATCAAGGTGATGGTGGTTGTGCTAGAGATTTGGATGTTACCTGCCTTTGTTATCACAGCTTTTGTTGGAGGTGTGGGGAAGAATCTCATAGTCCTGTGGATTGCGAAACTGCTGGTCGATGGATGAAGAAGATTGATAAGTCTACATCTGAGAATGGAAAGTGGATTCTTGCTCATACTAAACCATGTCCTCGATGCAAGAGTCTTATTGAGAAAAACCAAGGGTTCAAGTACATGACATGTAAATGTGGTTTTCAATTTTGCTGGGTATGCTTTCATGAACAGTTGAAATGTGAAAGCAGAAGTTGCAGTCCTTTTATTCGCATGCATATTATGGAGTTTCAAGGTACGGATGGGGAAGAAGTGGAGATAAATATGGAAAAAGATAATCCAAAAAAGTGCAATCACTACTATGAGTGTTGGGCTAGAAATGATTTTTTAAGTAAAAGTATTCTACAGAAATTGATTGACCTGGATAGAAAGTACCTGAGCATGTCACTGCAAAAGCGCGAAACTTATTTTGACTTCGTAAAAAAGGCCTGGCAACAAATAGCTGAATGTAGAAGAATACTCAAATGGACTAATGTATATGGATACTTTCTCCCCAAGAATGAAAAGGCTAAGAAGCAGTTTTCTGAGTACATTCAAGTTGAAGCTGAGGTAGCTTTGGAAAAACTTCAGCAATGTGCAAAAGTGGAAGAAACAATGTTTCAAGACAATTATCCAGAAGAATCTCTTAATAAATTTCAGGAGAAGGTAATTCATCTGACTGATGTGACAAAGATTTATTTTGAGAATCTGTTGAGAGCTTTTGAGGATGGCCTAGATAAGGTGGAAGCAAGGAGGTCGATTAAGTAG